The following coding sequences lie in one Peribacillus frigoritolerans genomic window:
- a CDS encoding DUF2626 domain-containing protein — protein MERMFRVCGFWTGIMAIFFYLGHMHQTSLLFFAQTIFFVLLSYLKLSERMYIYVFGAYLTVFFAGFSYWSVFMMTPGTAH, from the coding sequence ATGGAACGCATGTTCAGAGTATGTGGATTTTGGACAGGAATTATGGCAATTTTCTTTTATCTTGGCCATATGCATCAAACGTCTTTGCTTTTCTTTGCACAAACGATCTTTTTTGTACTTTTAAGTTATTTGAAATTATCTGAGCGCATGTATATTTATGTTTTCGGCGCCTATCTTACCGTTTTCTTTGCAGGATTTTCCTACTGGAGCGTATTTATGATGACTCCTGGTACTGCGCATTAA
- a CDS encoding MBL fold metallo-hydrolase → MKWTQIPLGPLQTNCYVVSDGQDCIIFDPGEEPQKIIQYIQTKNLKPLAILLTHAHFDHIGALDAIRDHYGIPAYIHEKEAKWLLDPALNGSQNWFPENPMRMKPADHFLANEQQLTIGGFTFEVFETPGHSPGSVSYYVKDERLLFSGDVLFQGSVGRTDLIGGSEAVLLNSIETKLLTLSDDTIVFPGHGPVTTILDEKNTNPFLR, encoded by the coding sequence ATGAAATGGACACAAATACCTCTAGGCCCGCTGCAAACGAATTGTTATGTAGTTTCTGATGGACAGGATTGCATCATTTTCGATCCGGGTGAAGAGCCGCAGAAAATCATACAGTACATACAAACAAAAAATTTAAAGCCTTTGGCGATTTTATTGACACATGCACATTTTGACCATATCGGTGCTCTTGATGCTATTCGGGATCATTATGGGATACCTGCATATATTCATGAAAAAGAGGCCAAGTGGCTACTTGATCCCGCATTGAATGGTTCTCAAAACTGGTTCCCGGAAAATCCAATGCGCATGAAGCCTGCCGATCACTTCCTGGCAAATGAGCAACAACTTACTATTGGGGGATTCACTTTCGAAGTATTCGAAACCCCCGGACACTCACCAGGGAGCGTTTCGTATTATGTAAAGGACGAACGGCTCCTCTTTTCAGGGGATGTCTTGTTCCAAGGAAGCGTAGGCAGAACCGATTTAATAGGCGGAAGCGAGGCAGTGCTGTTAAATAGCATTGAAACGAAGCTGCTGACACTTTCTGATGATACGATCGTTTTTCCTGGTCATGGGCCTGTCACGACCATTCTGGATGAAAAGAATACTAATCCCTTTTTGAGATAA
- a CDS encoding class I SAM-dependent methyltransferase has product MKNHLKELIAGSPQKRISYHDYMEAVLYAPNIGYYVRAKKKIGSRGDFYTSGNVGDAFGRSLARWFVYLIKNCGVSPKIIEVGAGDGKLAYDILVSMKEMEPQIWDSLTYILVDESPFHRRLQQERIGMFKQAVSAASLEKWTKVNGILFSNELFDALPIHVIEKYKGALVEVFVTEKEGELVEVREPLDNPDILSYLTERTVTLNEKQRYEVPLKMVREYEKIVSCIESGILLTIDYGYTEKEWKEPAHLQGSLRGYYEHQMIKDPLMYPGDMDLTTHIHFDTLIEIGKRKGLSNQGLFLQNEFLLKAGILEELRDHQGTDPFSKTAKRNRAIRGLIVPGGVSEHFKVLLQLKNLANDVRIFPEW; this is encoded by the coding sequence TTGAAAAATCACTTAAAGGAATTGATTGCAGGAAGCCCCCAAAAAAGAATTTCCTATCATGACTATATGGAAGCTGTTTTATATGCGCCAAATATAGGCTACTATGTACGCGCAAAAAAGAAGATTGGCTCCAGAGGGGATTTTTATACGTCTGGCAATGTTGGGGATGCATTTGGGAGATCTCTGGCCAGATGGTTCGTTTATTTAATAAAAAACTGCGGAGTTTCACCAAAAATCATCGAGGTCGGCGCAGGGGACGGTAAGCTCGCTTATGATATCCTCGTTTCCATGAAGGAAATGGAACCGCAGATATGGGACTCTTTGACTTATATCCTTGTGGATGAAAGTCCATTTCATAGAAGGCTTCAGCAAGAACGTATAGGGATGTTCAAACAGGCAGTTTCTGCTGCCAGTTTGGAAAAATGGACGAAGGTAAATGGTATCCTCTTTTCAAATGAACTTTTCGACGCGTTGCCTATACATGTGATTGAAAAGTATAAGGGAGCCCTCGTAGAGGTATTCGTCACTGAAAAGGAAGGCGAGTTGGTAGAGGTGAGGGAACCTTTGGACAACCCTGACATTCTATCTTACCTTACAGAACGAACTGTCACCTTAAATGAAAAACAACGATATGAAGTTCCGTTAAAAATGGTCCGTGAATATGAGAAGATCGTTTCCTGTATCGAATCGGGTATACTCCTTACAATTGATTATGGCTATACCGAAAAGGAATGGAAGGAGCCAGCTCATCTTCAAGGGAGCTTGAGGGGCTATTATGAGCACCAAATGATTAAAGATCCACTTATGTATCCTGGTGATATGGATCTGACGACACATATCCATTTTGACACATTAATCGAGATTGGAAAAAGAAAGGGTCTTTCCAATCAGGGGCTTTTTCTTCAAAATGAATTCTTGCTTAAAGCAGGGATATTAGAGGAACTGAGGGACCATCAAGGAACTGATCCATTCTCGAAAACGGCGAAGCGTAATCGTGCAATTCGCGGACTTATCGTTCCAGGGGGAGTTAGTGAACATTTCAAAGTGTTGCTTCAATTGAAGAATTTAGCAAATGATGTAAGGATCTTTCCTGAATGGTGA
- a CDS encoding helix-turn-helix transcriptional regulator: MEQTLKITNVLADPTRYYIYQHIVNNHGAVSVQQIADSFNIHPNVARLHLSKLEDIDMLTSDARKTGKGGRPSRLYRLSDKVIQLHFPYRNYQLLSRIAIQTMMTLGEQGKQAFYETGKAFGEELIKQQLALNSKSIDRIAFAEKVSMLKNAATIAGLSPEIQASEEENKISFRIFNCPFKEVTEVDPGTICSMHNSFLEGMFEALFDNVNIVELENMMSNCAACSYQASVLT; encoded by the coding sequence CAGCATATTGTGAACAACCATGGCGCTGTATCGGTACAGCAAATTGCCGATTCTTTTAACATCCATCCAAATGTTGCCCGTCTACATTTGTCAAAACTTGAAGATATCGATATGTTGACCTCGGATGCCCGAAAGACCGGTAAAGGCGGTCGACCGAGCCGGCTTTATCGATTATCTGATAAAGTCATTCAGCTTCATTTTCCATACAGGAACTATCAGCTGCTTTCCAGAATTGCAATCCAGACGATGATGACATTAGGGGAACAAGGAAAACAGGCTTTTTATGAAACGGGAAAAGCTTTCGGGGAGGAACTGATCAAGCAGCAACTAGCCCTGAACTCGAAGTCAATCGATCGAATTGCTTTTGCAGAAAAAGTCAGCATGCTTAAAAATGCGGCTACCATCGCAGGGTTATCTCCTGAAATACAAGCAAGCGAAGAAGAAAATAAAATATCCTTCCGTATCTTCAATTGCCCGTTTAAGGAAGTTACTGAAGTGGATCCAGGGACAATCTGCTCCATGCACAATTCATTTTTAGAAGGTATGTTCGAAGCCTTGTTTGATAATGTCAATATTGTGGAATTAGAAAATATGATGTCCAATTGTGCAGCATGCTCATACCAAGCTTCGGTTCTCACATAG
- a CDS encoding DUF2759 domain-containing protein, protein MILMVVFGLVAILGVVAVFTSLKKRNFLGFIFAAGSAVVFGWFTVMTVINSGFPVAH, encoded by the coding sequence ATGATATTAATGGTAGTTTTCGGACTTGTGGCTATATTAGGAGTAGTAGCTGTGTTTACCTCATTAAAAAAGAGAAACTTCTTAGGATTCATTTTTGCTGCCGGCAGTGCAGTCGTGTTTGGCTGGTTCACTGTCATGACTGTCATCAACAGCGGTTTTCCAGTTGCCCATTGA